Proteins from a single region of Streptococcus oralis:
- a CDS encoding ABC transporter ATP-binding protein, whose amino-acid sequence MKRQTANQTLKRLAVDLASHPFLLFLAFLGTIAQVGLSIYLPILIGQVIDQVLVAGSSVIFWQIFIQMILVVIGNTLVQWANPLLYNRLIFSYTKDLRERIIHKLHRLPIAFVDRQGSGEMVSRVTTDIEQLAAGLTMIFNQFFIGVLMILVSILAMLQIHLLMTLLVLLLTPLSMVISRFIAKRSYHLFQKQTETRGIQTQLIEESLSQQTIIQSFNAQTEFIRRLHEANGNYAGYSQSAIFYSSTVNPSTRFVNALIYALLAGVGAYRIMMGSTLTIGRLVTFLNYVQQYTKPFNDISSVLAELQSALACAERVYAVLESPEVAEIGKEILTSDQVKGAISFKHVSFGYHLEKVLIKDLSIDIPAGSKVAIVGPTGAGKSTLINLLMRFYPINSGDILLDGRSIYDYSRASLRQQFGMVLQETWLKQGTIHDNIAFGNPEASREQVIAAAKAANADFFIQQLPQGYDTKLENAGESLSIGQAQLLTIARVFLAIPKILILDEATSSIDTRTEVLVQDAFAKLMKGRTSFIIAHRLSTIQDADLILVLVDGDIVEQGNHHDLMARKGKYYQMQKASAFSSE is encoded by the coding sequence ATGAAACGACAAACTGCAAACCAGACGCTCAAACGTTTGGCCGTAGATTTAGCAAGCCATCCCTTCCTCCTTTTCCTAGCCTTTCTAGGAACTATTGCCCAAGTTGGTTTATCAATTTACCTACCTATTTTGATTGGGCAGGTCATCGACCAAGTCCTAGTGGCTGGTTCTTCAGTAATTTTTTGGCAGATTTTCATCCAGATGATCTTGGTGGTCATAGGAAATACACTGGTACAATGGGCCAATCCTCTTCTTTATAATCGTCTAATCTTCTCTTATACCAAAGACTTGCGAGAGCGAATTATCCATAAGCTCCATCGTTTACCGATTGCTTTTGTGGACCGGCAGGGCAGTGGAGAGATGGTCAGTCGTGTGACCACAGACATAGAACAGCTGGCAGCCGGCTTGACCATGATTTTCAATCAATTTTTCATTGGTGTTTTGATGATTTTGGTTAGTATTCTAGCCATGCTCCAAATTCACCTTCTCATGACCCTCTTGGTCTTGCTGTTGACGCCATTATCTATGGTGATTTCACGCTTTATTGCCAAACGGTCCTATCATCTCTTCCAGAAGCAAACAGAGACCAGGGGGATTCAGACTCAGTTGATTGAAGAATCGCTTAGCCAGCAGACCATTATCCAGTCCTTTAATGCTCAGACAGAGTTTATTCGAAGACTGCACGAGGCTAATGGCAACTACGCAGGCTATTCTCAGTCAGCTATCTTTTATTCTTCAACGGTCAATCCTTCGACTCGCTTTGTCAATGCACTCATTTATGCGCTTTTAGCTGGAGTGGGAGCCTATCGTATTATGATGGGTTCAACCTTGACCATTGGGCGTTTAGTGACTTTTTTAAACTATGTCCAACAGTACACCAAGCCCTTTAATGATATTTCTTCTGTTTTAGCCGAGTTGCAAAGTGCTCTCGCTTGCGCAGAGCGCGTCTATGCTGTCTTAGAAAGTCCTGAGGTTGCTGAAATAGGTAAGGAAATCTTGACCAGTGACCAAGTCAAGGGAGCTATTTCCTTTAAACATGTCTCTTTTGGCTATCATCTTGAGAAGGTTTTGATTAAGGATTTATCCATTGACATTCCAGCTGGTAGCAAGGTTGCTATTGTTGGTCCTACGGGTGCTGGCAAATCAACCCTCATCAATCTCCTCATGCGTTTTTATCCTATTAACTCGGGAGATATCTTGCTAGATGGTCGTTCCATTTATGACTATAGTCGTGCTTCTCTGCGCCAGCAGTTTGGCATGGTGCTCCAAGAAACCTGGCTCAAGCAAGGGACCATTCATGACAATATTGCCTTTGGCAATCCTGAAGCCAGTCGAGAGCAGGTGATTGCTGCGGCAAAAGCAGCTAATGCAGATTTCTTTATCCAGCAGTTGCCGCAGGGATACGATACTAAGTTGGAAAATGCAGGAGAATCTCTCTCTATCGGCCAAGCCCAGCTCTTGACCATCGCCCGAGTCTTTCTAGCTATCCCTAAGATTCTTATCTTAGACGAGGCGACTTCTTCCATTGATACACGGACAGAAGTGCTAGTTCAGGATGCCTTTGCCAAACTCATGAAGGGGCGCACAAGCTTTATCATTGCTCACCGCTTGTCAACCATTCAAGATGCTGATTTGATTCTTGTCTTGGTAGATGGTGATATTGTTGAGCAAGGTAACCATCATGACCTCATGGCTAGAAAGGGCAAATATTACCAGATGCAAAAAGCTTCAGCTTTTAGCTCTGAATAA
- a CDS encoding TRZ/ATZ family protein, with amino-acid sequence MKVYQHVNTVTCDQDFHVYLDGILAVKDSQIVYVGQEEPEILEQAEQIIDYQGAWIMPGLVNCHTHSAMTGLRGIRDDSNLHEWLNDYIWPAEAGFTPDMTTKAVKEALTEMLQSGTTTFNDMYNPNGVAIEQIYQAVKASKMHCYFSPTLFSSEAESTAETIIRTRAIIEEILGYENPNFKVMVAPHSPYSCSRDLLKASLDMAKELDIPIHIHVAETQEESGIILKRYGKRPLAFLDKLGYLDHPSVFAHGVELNEREIERLATSHVAIAHNPISNLKLASGIAPIIQLQKAGVAVGIATDSVASNNNLDMFEEGRTAALLQKMKSGDASQFPIETVLKALTIEGAKVLGMENLIGSLEVGKQADFLVIQPKGKIHLQPQENMLSHLVYAVKSSDVDDVYIAGEQVVKQGKVLTVEI; translated from the coding sequence ATGAAAGTCTATCAGCATGTAAATACCGTGACTTGTGACCAAGATTTCCATGTTTATTTGGATGGTATCTTAGCCGTTAAGGACTCTCAAATCGTCTATGTCGGTCAAGAGGAGCCAGAGATTTTAGAGCAAGCTGAGCAGATTATAGACTATCAGGGAGCCTGGATCATGCCTGGATTGGTTAATTGCCATACCCACTCTGCTATGACAGGCTTACGCGGAATCCGAGATGATAGTAATCTCCACGAATGGCTCAATGACTATATTTGGCCAGCAGAAGCAGGATTTACTCCCGACATGACTACCAAGGCGGTCAAAGAAGCTCTGACAGAGATGCTCCAGTCAGGAACAACAACCTTCAACGATATGTATAATCCCAATGGTGTGGCTATTGAGCAAATTTATCAGGCAGTCAAAGCTTCCAAGATGCATTGTTATTTCTCACCGACCCTCTTTTCTTCAGAAGCTGAATCAACTGCTGAGACTATAATCAGAACACGAGCTATCATAGAGGAAATCTTAGGATATGAAAATCCAAATTTCAAGGTTATGGTAGCTCCACATTCTCCGTATAGCTGTAGTAGAGACTTGCTGAAAGCGAGCTTAGATATGGCAAAAGAGCTGGATATTCCTATCCATATCCATGTAGCGGAGACCCAGGAGGAATCAGGAATTATCCTCAAACGCTATGGCAAACGCCCCCTCGCCTTTCTAGACAAACTAGGTTACTTAGATCATCCGTCTGTCTTTGCTCATGGGGTCGAATTAAACGAGAGAGAAATTGAACGCTTGGCAACTTCTCATGTGGCTATCGCCCATAATCCTATTAGTAACCTCAAACTGGCCTCAGGAATCGCTCCCATCATCCAACTGCAAAAAGCAGGAGTAGCAGTCGGAATTGCGACTGACTCGGTTGCTTCCAATAACAATCTAGATATGTTTGAAGAAGGACGGACTGCAGCCCTTCTTCAGAAGATGAAAAGTGGAGATGCCAGCCAATTCCCTATCGAAACAGTCCTCAAAGCTCTGACGATAGAAGGTGCTAAGGTTCTTGGAATGGAAAACCTGATAGGAAGTCTGGAAGTTGGCAAGCAAGCAGATTTTCTCGTGATTCAACCTAAGGGAAAAATCCATCTTCAACCTCAGGAAAATATGCTCTCTCACCTCGTTTATGCAGTCAAATCCAGTGATGTTGATGATGTCTATATTGCAGGAGAACAGGTGGTTAAGCAAGGCAAAGTTTTGACAGTAGAGATTTAA
- the rplJ gene encoding 50S ribosomal protein L10 has product MSEAIIAKKAELVDVVAEKMKAAASIVVVDARGLTVEQDTVLRRELRGSEVEYKVIKNSILRRAAEKAGLEDLASVFVGPSAVAFSNEDVIAPAKILNDFAKNAEALEIKGGAIEGAVASKEEIVALATLPNREGLLSMLLSVLQAPVRNVALAVKAVADNKEDAA; this is encoded by the coding sequence ATGAGTGAAGCAATTATTGCTAAAAAAGCGGAACTAGTTGACGTAGTAGCTGAAAAAATGAAAGCTGCTGCATCTATCGTCGTTGTAGACGCTCGTGGTTTGACAGTTGAGCAAGATACAGTTCTTCGTCGTGAGCTTCGTGGAAGCGAAGTTGAGTATAAAGTTATTAAAAACTCAATCTTGCGTCGTGCAGCTGAAAAAGCTGGTCTTGAAGATCTTGCATCAGTATTTGTTGGACCATCTGCAGTAGCATTTTCTAACGAAGATGTTATCGCACCAGCGAAAATCTTGAACGATTTTGCTAAAAACGCTGAAGCACTTGAAATCAAAGGTGGTGCAATCGAAGGCGCCGTCGCATCTAAAGAAGAAATCGTTGCTCTTGCAACTCTTCCAAACCGCGAAGGACTTCTTTCTATGCTCCTTTCTGTACTTCAAGCGCCAGTGCGCAACGTTGCTCTTGCAGTCAAAGCGGTTGCAGACAACAAAGAAGACGCAGCTTAA
- the rplL gene encoding 50S ribosomal protein L7/L12 — translation MALNIENIIAEIKEASILELNDLVKAIEEEFGVTAAAPVAVAAAGAADAGAAKDSFDVELTAAGDKKVGVIKVVREITGLGLKEAKELVDGAPGVIKEGVPTAEAEEIKAKLEEAGASVTLK, via the coding sequence ATGGCATTGAACATTGAAAACATTATTGCTGAAATTAAAGAAGCTTCAATCCTTGAATTGAACGACCTTGTAAAAGCTATCGAAGAAGAATTTGGTGTAACTGCAGCTGCTCCTGTAGCTGTTGCTGCAGCTGGTGCTGCTGACGCTGGTGCTGCTAAAGACTCATTTGACGTTGAGTTGACAGCTGCTGGTGACAAAAAAGTTGGCGTTATCAAAGTTGTGCGTGAAATCACTGGTCTTGGACTTAAAGAAGCTAAAGAACTTGTTGATGGTGCACCAGGTGTCATCAAAGAAGGCGTTCCAACTGCAGAAGCTGAAGAAATCAAAGCTAAATTGGAAGAAGCTGGAGCTTCAGTTACTCTTAAATAA
- a CDS encoding DUF2268 domain-containing protein yields MQINMIRSDKVYQEMLELPLEKREGCFRAKILAPFAIKYQTQHIPLKAKYPGGFDALFLLGFMNQLPGTLSEKDRPAIDALSSDQLWQNCQGTIKRSIGLFEQAGYDLEVEDYHFTILLGNPEKPMLQLNKGYSGDGGIPGYLILSLLPNDYTLPRVQAALAHECNHNVRFQFVKWNQQTTLADWVVSEGLAESFAAELYGKDLIGPWVTSTSPEQLEEIKPIISSQLQLTGMAEMVPYLYGDEIAEIQGQIPVGMPYAAGYAYGYHLIQAYLKKTGKSIIEATVTSTEEILEATKDFWK; encoded by the coding sequence ATGCAAATCAATATGATTCGTTCAGATAAAGTTTACCAAGAGATGCTCGAGCTTCCTTTGGAAAAGAGAGAAGGTTGCTTTCGAGCTAAAATATTAGCACCTTTTGCAATCAAATACCAAACTCAACATATTCCTCTGAAAGCAAAGTATCCCGGAGGATTTGATGCTCTATTCCTACTTGGTTTTATGAATCAGCTACCCGGCACTCTGTCAGAAAAGGATAGACCGGCTATTGATGCTCTGAGCTCTGATCAACTCTGGCAAAATTGTCAAGGTACCATCAAGAGGAGTATCGGTCTTTTTGAGCAGGCTGGCTATGATTTAGAGGTTGAGGATTATCATTTTACTATTTTATTGGGCAATCCAGAAAAGCCTATGTTGCAGCTCAATAAGGGTTATAGCGGAGATGGTGGAATTCCAGGCTACCTCATACTTAGTCTGCTACCAAATGACTATACTTTACCACGTGTGCAGGCTGCGTTGGCTCACGAGTGCAATCACAATGTCCGCTTTCAATTTGTCAAATGGAACCAGCAGACGACACTAGCAGACTGGGTAGTCAGTGAAGGATTGGCAGAGTCTTTTGCTGCTGAGCTCTATGGCAAAGATCTCATTGGGCCTTGGGTCACTTCAACCAGTCCAGAGCAGTTAGAAGAGATTAAGCCCATCATCTCAAGTCAGCTTCAGCTAACGGGGATGGCGGAAATGGTTCCTTATCTTTATGGTGATGAAATAGCTGAGATTCAAGGTCAAATACCGGTTGGTATGCCTTATGCTGCGGGCTATGCTTATGGTTATCATCTGATACAAGCTTATCTGAAAAAGACTGGCAAGAGCATTATTGAGGCTACTGTGACATCAACGGAAGAGATTCTAGAGGCGACGAAAGACTTTTGGAAATGA
- a CDS encoding EXLDI protein has protein sequence MHYKRVELKVTNQGIHERKIFQGVKIFSRSKLSKDQKSILTQKLYLTPKQNIVYYQRTDVNYDQNWHHHKDYYELAYGQMDRETVFKVCQDFDELSPFLENELLEKLKEKQIAGKFFEKLDI, from the coding sequence ATGCACTATAAAAGAGTTGAATTAAAAGTTACAAATCAGGGTATCCATGAGCGCAAGATTTTTCAAGGTGTTAAGATTTTCAGTCGTAGTAAGTTGTCCAAAGATCAGAAAAGCATTCTAACACAGAAGCTTTACCTGACTCCGAAGCAGAATATCGTTTACTATCAGCGAACAGATGTCAACTATGACCAGAACTGGCATCATCATAAGGACTATTATGAATTAGCTTATGGTCAGATGGATAGAGAGACGGTTTTTAAGGTTTGCCAAGATTTTGACGAACTAAGCCCTTTTCTGGAAAATGAGCTGCTGGAGAAGCTAAAAGAAAAGCAGATAGCAGGCAAATTTTTTGAAAAATTAGATATATAA
- a CDS encoding GNAT family N-acetyltransferase — MNLRPMEERDNPAVAQLIRASLEEFGLDKPGTVYFDSHLDHLADYYQQQERAAYFVLEDEDQLVGCGGFAPVSDKIAELQKLYVTKNSRGKGYSSRLIKRIFQEARLAGYEQLYLETSTELATAVAIYQHYGFTSLQQPLSNAAGHPAMNIWMIKSLLSDE; from the coding sequence ATGAACTTACGGCCGATGGAAGAGAGAGACAATCCAGCTGTAGCGCAACTCATTCGAGCTAGCCTAGAAGAATTCGGGCTTGACAAACCAGGAACTGTCTACTTTGATTCTCATCTAGATCATTTAGCCGATTATTATCAACAGCAAGAGAGAGCAGCTTACTTTGTCCTGGAAGACGAAGATCAGCTGGTTGGCTGTGGTGGCTTTGCACCTGTGTCCGATAAGATTGCTGAATTACAAAAACTGTATGTCACTAAAAACAGTCGTGGCAAAGGTTATTCTAGCCGTTTGATAAAGCGGATATTCCAGGAAGCCCGCCTAGCTGGTTATGAACAGCTTTATCTAGAAACCTCTACTGAACTGGCTACGGCTGTGGCCATCTATCAACACTATGGTTTCACATCACTGCAACAACCACTTTCTAACGCCGCCGGCCATCCTGCTATGAATATCTGGATGATAAAGTCTCTCTTATCAGATGAATAG
- the gdhA gene encoding NADP-specific glutamate dehydrogenase, whose product MTSAKDYIQSVFATVKARNGHEAEFLQAVEEFFSTLEPVFEKHPEYIEENILARITEPERVISFRVPWVDREGKVQVNRGYRVQFNSAVGPYKGGLRFHPTVNQGILKFLGFEQIFKNVLTGLPIGGGKGGSDFDPKGKTDAEVMRFCQSFVTELQKYIGPSLDVPAGDIGVGGREIGYLYGQYKRLNQFDAGVLTGKPLGFGGSLIRPEATGYGLVYYTEEMLKANGNSFAGKKVVISGSGNVAQYALQKATELGATVISVSDSNGYVIDENGIDFDLLVDVKEKRRARLTEYAAEKATATYHEGSVWTYVGNYDIALPCATQNEINGEAAKRLVAQGVICVSEGANMPSDLDAIKVYKENGILYGPAKAANAGGVAVSALEMSQNSLRLSWTREEVDGRLKDIMTNIFNTAKTTAETYGLGTDYLAGANIAAFENVANAMIAQGIV is encoded by the coding sequence ATGACATCTGCTAAAGACTATATCCAAAGCGTGTTTGCAACTGTGAAAGCTCGTAACGGGCATGAGGCTGAATTTCTCCAGGCGGTTGAAGAATTCTTCAGCACTTTGGAACCTGTATTTGAAAAACACCCTGAGTATATCGAAGAAAACATCTTGGCACGTATCACTGAGCCTGAGCGCGTGATTTCTTTCCGTGTTCCTTGGGTTGACCGTGAAGGTAAAGTACAAGTCAACCGTGGTTACCGTGTTCAATTTAACTCAGCTGTTGGACCATATAAAGGCGGACTTCGTTTCCACCCAACTGTAAACCAAGGGATCTTGAAATTCCTCGGATTTGAACAAATCTTTAAAAACGTCTTGACTGGACTTCCAATCGGTGGAGGTAAAGGGGGATCAGACTTCGATCCTAAAGGAAAGACTGATGCTGAAGTGATGCGCTTCTGCCAAAGCTTCGTGACTGAATTGCAAAAATACATCGGACCATCTCTTGATGTACCTGCTGGTGATATCGGTGTTGGTGGACGTGAAATTGGTTACCTTTACGGACAATACAAACGTCTTAACCAATTTGATGCGGGTGTCTTGACTGGTAAACCTCTTGGATTTGGTGGTAGCTTGATTCGTCCAGAAGCAACTGGTTATGGTTTGGTTTACTACACTGAAGAAATGCTCAAAGCTAACGGTAACAGTTTTGCTGGTAAGAAAGTGGTTATTTCAGGTTCTGGTAACGTAGCTCAATACGCTCTTCAAAAAGCGACTGAACTCGGCGCTACTGTTATCTCTGTATCTGACTCAAACGGTTATGTCATCGACGAAAATGGTATTGACTTCGATCTTTTGGTTGATGTTAAAGAAAAACGCCGTGCTCGTTTGACTGAGTACGCAGCTGAGAAAGCAACTGCTACTTACCATGAAGGTTCTGTATGGACTTACGTTGGAAACTACGACATCGCTCTTCCATGTGCGACTCAAAACGAAATCAACGGTGAAGCAGCTAAACGTTTGGTTGCTCAAGGCGTTATCTGTGTATCTGAAGGTGCTAACATGCCTAGTGACCTTGATGCGATTAAAGTCTACAAAGAAAACGGAATCCTTTACGGACCTGCCAAAGCTGCCAACGCTGGTGGTGTAGCTGTATCAGCGCTTGAAATGAGCCAAAACAGCCTTCGCCTTTCATGGACCCGTGAAGAAGTTGATGGACGTCTCAAAGACATCATGACAAACATCTTCAATACAGCTAAAACAACTGCTGAAACATACGGACTTGGTACCGACTACCTTGCAGGAGCAAATATCGCTGCCTTCGAAAACGTAGCAAACGCTATGATCGCTCAAGGTATTGTTTAA
- a CDS encoding dihydroorotate oxidase, with protein sequence MVSTKTQIAGFEFDNCLMNAAGVACMTIEELEGVKNSAAGTFVTKTATLDFRQGNPEPRYQDVPLGSINSMGLPNNGLDYYLNYLLDLQEKEPNRTFFLSLVGMSPEETHTILKKVQESEFKGLTELNLSCPNVPGKPQIAYDFETTDRILSEVFAYFTKPLGIKLPPYFDIVHFDQAAAIFNKYPLKFVNCVNSIGNGLYIEDESVVIRPKNGFGGIGGEYIKPTALANVHAFYQRLNPQIQIIGTGGVLTGRDAFEHILCGASMVQVGTTLHKEGVGAFERITNELKAIMAEKGYEGLEDFRGKLRYID encoded by the coding sequence ATGGTATCAACGAAAACACAAATAGCTGGCTTTGAGTTTGACAATTGCTTGATGAATGCAGCGGGTGTGGCTTGTATGACGATAGAGGAACTAGAAGGAGTCAAAAACTCAGCGGCAGGTACTTTTGTTACGAAAACTGCGACCTTGGACTTTCGTCAGGGAAATCCTGAGCCACGATACCAGGATGTTCCACTTGGTTCTATCAACTCCATGGGCTTACCAAATAATGGCTTAGACTACTATCTGAACTATCTTTTGGACTTGCAGGAAAAAGAGCCAAACCGAACTTTCTTCCTATCTCTAGTTGGCATGTCTCCAGAAGAAACACATACCATCTTGAAAAAAGTTCAAGAGAGTGAATTCAAAGGACTGACAGAGCTTAATCTCTCTTGTCCAAATGTTCCAGGAAAACCTCAGATTGCCTATGATTTTGAAACAACAGACCGTATCTTGTCAGAGGTGTTTGCCTACTTTACCAAACCTCTTGGGATTAAATTGCCACCTTATTTTGATATTGTTCACTTTGACCAAGCGGCAGCTATTTTTAACAAGTATCCACTTAAGTTTGTTAACTGTGTTAACTCTATCGGAAACGGCCTTTATATAGAAGACGAGTCGGTCGTGATTCGTCCTAAAAATGGTTTTGGTGGCATTGGTGGAGAGTATATCAAACCGACTGCTCTTGCTAATGTGCACGCCTTTTATCAACGTTTAAATCCTCAAATCCAAATCATTGGAACGGGTGGCGTTCTAACGGGTCGTGATGCCTTTGAACACATCCTCTGCGGTGCTAGTATGGTGCAAGTAGGAACGACTCTCCACAAGGAAGGTGTCGGTGCTTTTGAACGCATTACCAATGAACTAAAAGCAATCATGGCGGAAAAAGGGTATGAGGGTCTAGAAGATTTCCGTGGGAAATTGCGCTACATTGATTAA
- the holA gene encoding DNA polymerase III subunit delta, whose translation MLAIEDSQKLTLSNLSSLNLFTGTDQGQFEVMKSQVLKQIGYDPADLNFAYFDMKEVAYKDLELELVSLPFFADEKIVILDHFVDITTAKKRFLTDDELKSFEEYLDNPSPTTKLLIFAEGKLDSKRRLVKLLKRDATVFDAIEPKEQELRQYFQKWSQTQGLQFVGQSFENLLLKSGFQFSEIQKNLLFLQSYKSDGVIEEKDIVEAIPKTLQDNIFDLTQFILAKKIDQARDLVRDLTLQGEDEIKLIAVMLGQFRTFTQVKILSEAGQTESQIASSLGTYLGRNPNPYQIKFALRDSRGISLTFLKRAISYLIETDYQIKTGVYEKGYLFEKALLQIAAEAN comes from the coding sequence ATGCTAGCTATTGAAGACAGTCAGAAGTTGACTTTATCAAATCTATCTAGCTTGAATCTATTTACAGGGACAGACCAGGGTCAGTTTGAAGTTATGAAGAGTCAAGTGTTGAAACAGATTGGTTATGATCCAGCTGATCTCAACTTTGCTTACTTTGATATGAAAGAAGTAGCTTATAAAGACTTAGAGTTGGAGCTGGTCAGTCTCCCTTTCTTTGCGGATGAAAAAATCGTGATATTAGATCATTTTGTCGATATCACAACTGCCAAGAAACGCTTTTTAACAGATGATGAGCTCAAGTCGTTTGAGGAATACCTTGATAACCCTTCGCCAACAACCAAGTTGTTGATTTTTGCTGAAGGAAAGTTAGATAGTAAAAGACGGCTGGTCAAATTGCTCAAACGAGATGCGACTGTATTTGATGCTATTGAACCCAAGGAACAAGAACTCCGCCAGTATTTCCAAAAATGGAGTCAGACACAAGGTCTGCAGTTTGTGGGGCAATCCTTTGAAAATCTACTTCTCAAATCTGGTTTTCAATTTAGTGAAATCCAGAAAAATCTCCTCTTTTTGCAGTCTTATAAGTCAGACGGCGTGATTGAGGAGAAGGATATTGTCGAGGCTATTCCAAAGACCTTGCAGGACAATATTTTTGATTTGACTCAGTTTATTTTAGCTAAGAAGATTGACCAGGCCCGTGACTTGGTTAGAGATTTGACCTTGCAAGGGGAGGATGAGATCAAGCTCATAGCTGTCATGTTAGGACAGTTTCGTACCTTTACCCAAGTGAAGATTTTATCAGAAGCTGGTCAGACAGAATCGCAGATCGCAAGCAGTTTGGGGACTTATTTGGGACGCAATCCAAATCCTTATCAAATCAAGTTCGCATTGAGAGATTCGAGAGGGATTTCCTTGACCTTTCTCAAGCGAGCGATTTCTTATCTGATCGAAACAGACTACCAGATTAAGACAGGTGTCTATGAAAAAGGGTATCTGTTTGAAAAGGCACTTTTGCAGATTGCGGCAGAAGCAAATTGA
- the sodA gene encoding superoxide dismutase SodA, with amino-acid sequence MAIILPDLPYAYDALEPYIDAETMHLHHDKHHQTYVNNANAALEKHPEIGEDLEALLADVDSIPADIRQALINNGGGHLNHALFWELMTPEKTAPSAELAAAIDATFGSFEEFQAAFTAAATTRFGSGWAWLVVNKEGKLEVTSTANQDTPISEGKKPILGLDVWEHAYYVKYRNVRPDYIKAFFSVINWNKVDELYAAAK; translated from the coding sequence ATGGCTATTATCTTACCAGACCTTCCATACGCATACGACGCCTTGGAACCATACATCGATGCAGAAACAATGCACTTGCATCATGACAAACACCACCAAACTTATGTAAACAATGCAAATGCAGCTCTTGAAAAACATCCTGAAATTGGTGAAGACCTTGAAGCTTTGCTTGCTGATGTAGACTCTATCCCAGCTGACATCCGTCAAGCGCTTATCAATAACGGTGGTGGACACTTGAACCACGCTCTTTTCTGGGAATTGATGACTCCTGAAAAAACAGCTCCATCAGCAGAACTTGCAGCAGCAATCGACGCAACATTTGGTTCATTTGAAGAGTTCCAAGCAGCCTTTACAGCAGCAGCTACAACTCGCTTCGGTTCTGGATGGGCTTGGTTGGTTGTCAACAAAGAAGGAAAACTTGAAGTAACTTCAACAGCAAACCAAGACACACCAATCTCAGAAGGTAAAAAACCAATCTTAGGCTTGGACGTTTGGGAACATGCTTACTACGTGAAATACCGCAACGTGCGTCCTGACTACATCAAAGCTTTCTTCTCAGTCATCAACTGGAACAAAGTAGACGAGCTCTACGCAGCAGCAAAATAA
- a CDS encoding YutD family protein — MRKEIAPELYNYNKFPGPEFHVNGDKVETEGIAFTLVENIKEAFDVTVFNQRFSEVLTKFDYVVGDWSNEQLRLRGFYKDDRTEEKIEKISRLQDYLLEYCSYGCAYFVLENQAPKRASFDKKMRKKEEENLPRRGKKPSQNKRKPNTDKRNRRRLKDQKSQKEDKGQRHFVIRQK; from the coding sequence ATGCGTAAAGAAATTGCACCTGAATTATACAACTATAACAAGTTTCCTGGCCCAGAATTTCATGTGAATGGGGATAAGGTTGAGACTGAAGGGATTGCTTTTACCTTGGTTGAAAATATCAAGGAGGCTTTCGATGTGACCGTCTTTAATCAGCGCTTCTCAGAAGTGTTGACCAAGTTTGATTATGTCGTGGGGGACTGGAGTAATGAACAGCTCCGCCTACGTGGCTTTTACAAAGACGACCGAACAGAGGAAAAAATTGAAAAAATCAGTCGCTTACAGGATTATCTTTTAGAGTACTGTAGTTATGGTTGTGCCTATTTTGTTCTAGAAAATCAAGCACCGAAACGGGCTTCATTTGACAAGAAAATGCGTAAAAAGGAAGAGGAAAACCTTCCTAGAAGAGGCAAGAAACCTTCGCAAAACAAGAGAAAACCAAATACGGATAAGCGAAATAGACGTCGTCTTAAGGACCAAAAGTCTCAGAAAGAGGACAAGGGACAGCGCCATTTTGTCATTCGTCAGAAATAG